In Planctomycetia bacterium, one DNA window encodes the following:
- a CDS encoding vanadium-dependent haloperoxidase, with protein MKQSILCIVLASCVIVSFANAADPPATEKPLHKFLPIADKSNVSLAYLWLDIAEEATAQDVDRYGARPTIISRTLAIWATAMYDAWAAYDEKAVGSRLGGQLRRPKSEHTLDNKQAAISYAAYHALLFVYPDSKDYLAGEMTKLGYDPLLVSKDPTKPAGIGYLAAQALIEYRKHDGANQLGDEAGGDGTPYSDYTFYQPVNSPDKILDPDRWQPIPFTRADGSKFIVDFLTPHWYRVKPFVMESGEQFRPEPPPLTTDGDGRLKKDVDEVLAYNASLTHEQKAAVEFMRDGPRSTGQSGHWLRFAQDVSRRDKHDLDQDVKLYFVIANVASDAFISCWETKRVYDSSRPWTLVRHYYKGQMVRGWAGPEGGAKMVPAEEWSPYSPAIFVTPPFPGYTSGHATVSGACSKALELFTGSDEYGFMEQRRHCELTENVPGEMMTIDLPTWSATAEMAALSRCLGGYHIATDNNVGLRVGRELAVWSWPKYQAYFDGTAKVRE; from the coding sequence ATGAAGCAATCAATCTTGTGCATCGTGCTCGCGTCGTGCGTGATCGTGTCTTTTGCGAACGCGGCGGATCCCCCCGCGACCGAAAAGCCGCTTCACAAATTTCTGCCGATCGCGGATAAGTCCAACGTCTCGCTGGCTTACCTTTGGCTGGATATCGCCGAAGAGGCCACGGCGCAGGACGTCGACCGTTACGGCGCGCGTCCGACGATCATTTCCCGCACGTTGGCCATTTGGGCGACGGCGATGTACGACGCCTGGGCCGCCTACGACGAGAAGGCCGTGGGCTCGCGCTTGGGTGGACAACTCCGCCGCCCTAAGTCGGAACACACGCTCGACAACAAGCAGGCTGCGATTAGCTACGCCGCGTATCATGCGCTGCTGTTTGTCTATCCGGACTCGAAAGATTACCTCGCGGGCGAGATGACGAAGCTGGGCTACGACCCGCTGTTGGTCTCGAAGGATCCGACCAAGCCCGCGGGGATCGGATACCTCGCCGCCCAGGCGTTGATCGAGTACCGCAAGCACGACGGCGCGAACCAACTGGGCGACGAGGCGGGCGGCGACGGAACGCCTTACTCGGACTACACGTTCTATCAGCCGGTGAATTCGCCGGACAAGATTCTCGACCCGGACCGCTGGCAACCGATTCCCTTCACGCGCGCGGACGGCAGCAAATTCATCGTCGATTTCCTCACGCCGCACTGGTATCGCGTGAAGCCGTTTGTGATGGAAAGCGGCGAGCAATTCCGCCCGGAACCGCCACCGCTGACCACGGACGGCGACGGCCGATTGAAGAAAGACGTCGATGAAGTGTTGGCCTACAACGCCAGCCTCACCCACGAGCAGAAGGCCGCCGTCGAATTCATGCGCGACGGACCGCGTTCCACCGGGCAGAGCGGGCACTGGTTGCGCTTCGCGCAGGACGTTTCCCGGCGTGACAAACACGATCTCGACCAGGATGTGAAGCTCTATTTCGTGATCGCCAATGTCGCCTCGGACGCCTTTATCTCCTGCTGGGAGACCAAGCGGGTGTACGACTCCTCGCGCCCTTGGACGCTCGTCCGGCACTATTACAAGGGCCAGATGGTGCGCGGCTGGGCCGGGCCCGAGGGGGGCGCGAAAATGGTCCCCGCCGAGGAATGGAGTCCCTATTCTCCGGCAATTTTCGTGACGCCGCCGTTCCCTGGCTATACGAGCGGACACGCCACCGTGAGCGGCGCCTGTTCGAAGGCCCTGGAACTGTTTACCGGCAGCGACGAGTACGGCTTCATGGAACAGCGCCGGCATTGCGAGCTGACAGAGAACGTACCTGGCGAAATGATGACGATCGACCTGCCAACTTGGAGCGCCACGGCCGAGATGGCCGCGCTCTCGCGTTGTCTGGGCGGTTACCACATCGCCACGGACAATAACGTCGGCCTGCGCGTCGGCCGCGAGCTCGCCGTCTGGAGTTGGCCGAAGTACCAGGCGTACTTCGACGGCACGGCGAAAGTGCGGGAGTAA